Proteins encoded by one window of Cuniculiplasma divulgatum:
- a CDS encoding LeuD/DmdB family oxidoreductase small subunit, translating to MVSVFLLGDNIDTDNIAPGGYLHLSIEKQVEHCLESIIDGFSNKVTKGDIIVAGENFGTGSSREQAPVLLKTIGIQAVFARSFSRLFFRNAINVGLYPGIYKGNIPFSNEEKVNIDFEHCKIKGDLGILPFDSPKGILKEILDSGGMVNYARKIIE from the coding sequence TTGGTATCTGTTTTTTTATTAGGAGATAATATTGATACTGACAATATTGCCCCTGGAGGATACCTGCATCTGTCCATAGAGAAGCAGGTTGAGCACTGTCTTGAATCAATAATAGATGGTTTTTCTAACAAAGTTACAAAGGGAGATATAATAGTTGCTGGGGAAAACTTTGGTACTGGTTCCTCAAGAGAACAGGCGCCGGTTCTTCTAAAGACTATTGGGATTCAGGCCGTGTTTGCCAGAAGTTTTTCAAGATTGTTTTTCAGGAACGCAATCAATGTTGGACTGTACCCGGGAATATATAAAGGTAATATTCCATTTTCAAACGAAGAAAAAGTGAATATTGATTTCGAACATTGCAAAATAAAAGGTGATCTTGGTATTTTGCCATTCGATTCACCTAAAGGAATTCTGAAGGAAATACTTGATTCGGGCGGGATGGTTAATTACGCGAGAAAAATTATAGAATGA
- a CDS encoding CaiB/BaiF CoA transferase family protein, which yields MYRVVELGHIVAGPTAGLILSEMGFEVIKVERPGVGDIARNLTGESAGSFPYYNRNKRSVVINTKVPDGREALKRLIDSSDIVIDNFSSDFLKGLGLDYQNLKKTNPGLIYVSIRGYGKGKKEGRRSLDYPIEIDSGIAYMNGLKDRPMRVGASLVDMFSASMAVIGIYDAILEREKTGKGRSIDSSLFSNAMFMIGQHISTYQINQKELLPINEAGFAWGIYDFFPTSDNMKIFIAVTTDEQWKKFCNVFGIGEDISNRYATNRDRYENRKTLIPYLSETISKYASKELSDLLDKHQIVYSFLRKPWNLLDDEDALKGMNSVTFRDREIFLPAVPVSSNRKERVPELGEDTVDILSSLGFSTVEITKISGK from the coding sequence ATGTACAGAGTAGTTGAACTGGGACATATAGTGGCAGGTCCAACCGCTGGCTTAATTCTTTCCGAAATGGGTTTTGAAGTAATTAAGGTAGAAAGACCTGGTGTTGGAGACATTGCAAGAAATCTTACTGGAGAGAGTGCTGGTTCATTTCCTTATTACAACAGAAACAAAAGGAGTGTTGTCATAAACACAAAAGTTCCAGATGGTAGAGAGGCACTTAAGAGATTGATAGACAGCTCTGACATAGTAATAGACAACTTCAGCAGTGATTTTCTTAAGGGTCTAGGACTTGATTATCAAAATCTGAAGAAAACAAACCCGGGGTTGATTTATGTATCAATAAGAGGATATGGCAAGGGAAAAAAGGAGGGAAGGAGGTCCCTTGACTACCCAATAGAGATAGATTCCGGGATAGCCTATATGAATGGTTTAAAGGACAGGCCAATGAGGGTTGGTGCTTCACTGGTAGATATGTTTTCAGCTTCAATGGCAGTAATAGGAATTTATGATGCAATTCTTGAGAGGGAAAAAACTGGAAAGGGTAGGAGCATAGACTCTTCATTATTTTCAAATGCAATGTTTATGATAGGTCAGCACATATCAACATATCAGATAAATCAGAAGGAATTATTACCAATAAACGAGGCAGGTTTCGCATGGGGGATATATGATTTTTTCCCAACCTCAGATAACATGAAGATATTCATTGCAGTTACGACTGATGAGCAATGGAAGAAATTTTGCAATGTATTCGGAATAGGAGAAGATATTTCTAACAGATATGCTACCAACAGGGACAGATATGAAAACAGGAAAACACTGATTCCATATCTTTCTGAAACAATTTCAAAATACGCCTCAAAGGAGCTTTCTGACTTACTGGATAAGCATCAAATAGTTTATTCATTCCTAAGAAAACCTTGGAATCTTCTAGATGATGAGGATGCTTTAAAGGGGATGAATAGTGTTACATTCAGGGATAGGGAAATTTTTCTACCAGCAGTGCCAGTTTCGTCAAACAGGAAAGAACGTGTGCCTGAACTTGGTGAGGATACAGTTGACATACTTTCCAGTCTCGGATTTAGCACTGTGGAAATCACTAAAATTTCAGGAAAGTAA
- a CDS encoding 2-isopropylmalate synthase codes for MISDDSLREGMQAPGISFSVDEKLNLAKKISECGLKRILVSYPSAHESEALVASEITKKGYFQEVYGLGRAIKEDIDLIDSTGANISLHFPFKYDSLDEIYSNVKYALSLGKKVEVGIVDITQYKTDQLVKIVKILSGLGVDTIQLPDTMGKATPGLIRNVVGESRKVSESKIEIHCHNDRGLSVSNAIAGIEAGADIIDTTFLGLGERNGITDTGTLARYLKEIGEANDLQTEKIDRLSIEFLDIVIKKTGEYFFKNNLPNIGKNTNTHTAGTHAAFSDVFEGNDFSVNVYTGKSMLKKILEGRGIDLTKEDLSLLMRRVKDISATQGRVIGADEIIKEARDLCTE; via the coding sequence ATGATTTCTGATGATTCTCTAAGGGAAGGTATGCAGGCTCCCGGGATAAGTTTTAGTGTAGATGAAAAGCTTAACCTTGCGAAAAAAATATCTGAATGCGGATTGAAGAGAATACTGGTTTCCTATCCATCGGCGCACGAATCAGAGGCTTTAGTTGCATCTGAAATTACAAAGAAGGGATATTTTCAAGAGGTTTATGGACTTGGGAGAGCAATAAAAGAAGATATTGATCTCATAGACTCAACTGGAGCCAATATATCTCTTCACTTCCCTTTCAAGTATGATTCTCTAGATGAAATATACAGCAATGTAAAATATGCCCTATCACTGGGAAAGAAGGTTGAAGTTGGTATCGTAGATATAACACAGTATAAAACAGATCAACTGGTAAAAATTGTAAAGATTCTATCAGGCCTGGGCGTTGATACAATACAACTCCCTGATACCATGGGAAAGGCAACTCCTGGATTAATCAGAAATGTAGTGGGCGAATCCAGAAAGGTTTCAGAATCAAAGATTGAAATTCACTGCCACAATGATCGAGGCTTATCTGTGTCTAACGCAATAGCTGGAATAGAAGCAGGGGCAGACATAATTGATACCACATTTCTAGGCCTTGGTGAGAGAAACGGAATCACTGATACAGGCACGCTGGCAAGATACCTGAAGGAAATCGGTGAGGCAAACGATTTGCAAACTGAAAAGATTGATCGATTGTCAATTGAGTTTCTGGACATTGTCATAAAGAAAACCGGTGAATATTTTTTCAAAAACAATCTTCCAAATATTGGGAAAAATACCAATACACATACAGCAGGAACTCATGCAGCTTTTTCCGATGTATTTGAGGGAAATGACTTTTCCGTGAATGTTTACACAGGAAAATCCATGTTGAAGAAGATTCTTGAGGGAAGAGGAATCGATCTGACAAAGGAGGATCTGTCCCTATTGATGAGGAGGGTAAAGGATATTTCAGCCACTCAGGGAAGAGTAATTGGAGCTGATGAAATAATTAAGGAGGCAAGGGATCTATGTACAGAGTAG
- a CDS encoding MFS transporter → MVENDSNPDNNIAGRLERLPYSRFHVKFALMLTSGEWAESLMLLGNGAILGLVATYFAISSTSVLATYALPAFFFVGEFLGSIFFGRLADTRGRRAVFLYNQLIFGLGMIIAGFMDSWQLVAVFVLIGGIGVGGEFPLVDSYGTEIFVRKRRGAWLALIYTIAVTAAPLIIYITALTAGLGYYSFRIPLWFMGASGIVVWLIRFRLKESPRWLSTHGKMDEAKKEMDKIEAEVLKETKLTALPPVTDTIEAPVHVSKYKEIFAPDVRNQTIMMAIFMFFQSGIFYGFTTFAPGLVSVKYPTSDPLGAAAVIFSGFLVGSVFNIFIIDKIERKWGIILFAVLGGIFGTFFAVIHGIDEAVIFGFLTAFMLWNFSNFMHQYNAEIFPTRVRTTAAGFVYSISRISTTILVLFIAFFIGGHNAPGIFTFVWILVIICSLVLILLGPKSTNKFVEAIAK, encoded by the coding sequence ATGGTAGAAAATGACTCGAATCCGGATAATAATATTGCCGGAAGATTGGAAAGGCTGCCATATAGCAGATTTCATGTGAAATTTGCTCTTATGCTGACGAGCGGAGAGTGGGCAGAGAGTTTAATGCTGCTGGGTAACGGAGCAATCCTTGGTTTGGTTGCAACATACTTTGCAATATCAAGCACCTCTGTATTAGCAACCTATGCTTTGCCTGCTTTCTTCTTCGTGGGAGAGTTCTTGGGGTCTATATTTTTTGGTAGACTGGCGGATACCAGGGGAAGAAGAGCAGTGTTTCTTTATAACCAACTGATTTTTGGGCTTGGTATGATAATAGCCGGTTTCATGGATTCGTGGCAACTCGTTGCAGTCTTTGTACTAATTGGCGGAATTGGAGTGGGTGGAGAATTCCCACTGGTAGACAGTTATGGAACAGAAATCTTTGTCAGGAAAAGGAGAGGTGCATGGTTGGCTCTCATCTATACTATAGCAGTTACAGCTGCTCCTCTTATAATATATATCACAGCTTTGACTGCAGGACTTGGATACTACTCGTTCAGAATTCCACTATGGTTCATGGGAGCTTCTGGAATAGTGGTCTGGTTAATAAGGTTCAGATTGAAAGAGTCTCCAAGATGGCTTTCTACTCACGGAAAAATGGACGAAGCAAAGAAAGAGATGGATAAAATCGAGGCTGAGGTTTTAAAAGAAACAAAATTGACAGCTCTTCCTCCAGTTACAGATACAATAGAGGCTCCAGTGCACGTATCTAAGTATAAAGAAATATTTGCTCCAGATGTTAGGAATCAGACAATAATGATGGCCATCTTTATGTTTTTCCAATCCGGTATATTCTATGGTTTTACAACCTTTGCACCAGGACTGGTTTCTGTGAAATATCCTACAAGTGATCCTCTAGGTGCTGCAGCAGTAATTTTCTCTGGATTTTTGGTAGGAAGCGTTTTCAATATATTCATAATTGATAAGATAGAAAGAAAGTGGGGTATCATACTTTTCGCAGTTCTGGGAGGTATTTTTGGCACATTCTTTGCGGTAATACATGGAATAGATGAGGCAGTGATATTCGGTTTCCTTACTGCATTCATGTTATGGAACTTCTCGAACTTTATGCACCAGTATAATGCAGAAATATTTCCTACGAGAGTCAGAACAACCGCCGCAGGATTTGTTTATTCCATAAGCAGGATTTCAACAACAATACTTGTGCTGTTCATAGCATTCTTTATAGGGGGTCACAACGCCCCCGGAATCTTCACCTTTGTATGGATATTGGTCATAATTTGTTCACTGGTTCTCATATTACTTGGACCTAAGAGCACGAACAAGTTTGTTGAAGCAATAGCAAAATAA
- a CDS encoding S6e family ribosomal protein, with amino-acid sequence MAGGNSLAIIADKKTGKTYKKEIKPENLSLLNGRRVGEEIDGIFFEMPGYKLKITGGSSIDGFPMKPDLFIQGKKRILVTYSKGNRGKSGLRERVTFRGAIVGPDISQLNFIVTQYGPDPLEKPEETKE; translated from the coding sequence ATGGCTGGAGGAAATTCGTTGGCAATCATTGCTGACAAAAAGACTGGAAAAACATACAAGAAAGAGATTAAACCTGAGAACCTTAGTCTGCTTAATGGAAGGAGAGTAGGAGAGGAAATAGATGGGATATTTTTTGAAATGCCAGGTTATAAATTAAAGATAACTGGTGGCTCTTCAATAGACGGCTTCCCTATGAAGCCTGATCTTTTCATTCAGGGAAAGAAGAGAATACTTGTGACCTATAGTAAAGGGAATAGGGGAAAAAGTGGATTAAGGGAGAGAGTTACCTTCAGGGGAGCTATTGTGGGACCAGATATTTCTCAGTTAAACTTTATTGTTACCCAATATGGACCAGATCCACTTGAGAAGCCTGAGGAAACCAAAGAATGA
- the eif2g gene encoding translation initiation factor IF-2 subunit gamma, giving the protein MSNQLPQPVVNIGMVGHVDHGKSTLTKALTGKKTDIHSEEIKRGISIKLGYADTPVYICENGEKVYSNKPVNENCKLERVISFVDAPGHETLMATMLSGSSIMDGALLVVAANEKCPQPQTREHLTALEIMGIKNIIIIQNKIDLVTRERALENFREIKNFVKGSVAENAPIIPVSAYHNKNIDKVFEAIEEYIPTPKKRKDLDPIMYVARSFDINKPGLMPSELKGGVLGGSLVQGTLKIGDEIEIAPGIQQTKGNKNVWENIFSEVSSLMAGSSSYNEIIPGGLSAVGTYLDPFLTKNDSLTGRILGKAGKVPAVATFIVAESHLLNRVVGFDEEMKVEPIKTRESVMLTFGTSNTIGMISNAKENEIEIMLRYPVAVQQDERISIGRRIANRWRLIGYGSVKSFS; this is encoded by the coding sequence ATGAGCAATCAGTTGCCACAGCCTGTGGTAAATATAGGAATGGTAGGTCACGTAGATCATGGTAAGAGTACACTTACAAAGGCATTAACTGGTAAGAAAACAGATATACATTCAGAAGAGATAAAGAGAGGGATATCCATAAAGCTGGGATACGCTGATACTCCAGTGTATATATGTGAAAATGGAGAAAAAGTTTATTCCAATAAACCAGTTAATGAAAATTGTAAACTTGAGCGTGTTATTTCTTTTGTAGATGCTCCTGGCCATGAAACTCTGATGGCGACAATGCTTTCCGGTTCGTCTATTATGGATGGTGCACTTTTAGTTGTTGCAGCCAATGAAAAATGTCCCCAGCCTCAAACAAGAGAACATCTAACTGCACTGGAAATAATGGGAATAAAGAATATAATAATTATTCAAAACAAGATTGACCTTGTTACTAGAGAAAGAGCACTGGAGAACTTCAGAGAAATCAAGAATTTCGTCAAAGGCAGTGTTGCTGAAAATGCGCCCATAATACCGGTGAGTGCTTATCATAACAAGAATATAGACAAGGTTTTTGAGGCAATTGAGGAATATATCCCAACACCAAAGAAGAGAAAAGATCTTGATCCAATTATGTATGTGGCCAGGTCATTCGATATAAACAAGCCTGGACTTATGCCTTCAGAATTAAAGGGAGGTGTTCTTGGAGGGTCACTTGTTCAGGGGACACTGAAGATTGGTGATGAGATAGAGATAGCACCTGGGATTCAACAAACCAAAGGAAACAAAAATGTATGGGAAAATATATTTTCAGAAGTTTCATCTCTCATGGCTGGTTCAAGCTCTTATAATGAAATTATACCTGGTGGTCTCTCCGCAGTTGGGACATACCTTGATCCATTTTTGACTAAGAATGATTCCCTTACGGGGAGGATTCTTGGAAAAGCTGGAAAGGTTCCAGCAGTTGCTACGTTCATAGTGGCTGAGTCTCATCTTTTGAACAGGGTTGTTGGATTTGATGAGGAAATGAAGGTTGAACCAATCAAAACAAGGGAAAGCGTGATGCTTACCTTTGGTACTTCAAATACCATAGGAATGATTTCCAATGCAAAAGAAAATGAAATAGAGATAATGCTTAGATATCCAGTAGCAGTTCAGCAAGACGAAAGAATATCCATTGGAAGAAGGATCGCAAACAGGTGGAGACTTATAGGTTACGGTTCAGTCAAATCCTTTTCATAA
- a CDS encoding endonuclease III domain-containing protein, whose product MLNYSELHKILKEKYGNLGWWPSETRDQIIIGAILTQNTSWKNVEAALKNLKEKKIDTIPEITNVDQEDLKEMIRPAGFFNQKSVYLKEICTRIQELGGIEKIDQMKDSDIEDFLLNTKGIGIETMQDIMIYAFNRKVFVVDKYTERFFSRLGLIEPGMNNAYSMGVEIQRNMDLEDLKNFHGEIVEISKEICKSKPLCEICFLRQNCNYEKDLTEP is encoded by the coding sequence ATGTTGAATTATTCTGAATTACATAAAATATTAAAGGAAAAATATGGAAACCTTGGATGGTGGCCATCGGAAACAAGAGATCAGATAATAATCGGTGCGATATTAACGCAGAATACATCATGGAAAAATGTTGAGGCAGCTCTGAAAAATCTAAAAGAAAAGAAAATTGACACTATACCAGAAATTACCAATGTGGATCAGGAGGATCTGAAAGAAATGATAAGACCTGCAGGTTTCTTTAACCAGAAATCTGTCTATCTTAAGGAAATATGCACTAGAATTCAGGAATTGGGTGGCATTGAGAAGATTGATCAAATGAAAGATAGTGATATCGAGGATTTTCTCTTAAACACTAAGGGGATTGGTATTGAAACGATGCAGGACATAATGATTTACGCATTCAACAGAAAAGTGTTCGTTGTAGATAAATACACTGAAAGGTTTTTCTCCAGATTAGGACTCATTGAACCAGGAATGAATAATGCCTATTCCATGGGTGTTGAAATCCAGCGGAATATGGATCTTGAGGATCTCAAAAATTTTCACGGGGAAATAGTTGAAATAAGCAAAGAAATATGTAAATCAAAACCACTCTGTGAAATCTGTTTTCTCAGGCAGAACTGTAATTATGAAAAGGATTTGACTGAACCGTAA
- a CDS encoding HU family DNA-binding protein — protein sequence MVGISELSKEVSKKTGQTQKVAREVIKVFLDEVVAEANRKQKINLAGFGIFERKTQKPRTAKNPQTRKEIKVPQKEKFVFRPSSKIKYKN from the coding sequence ATGGTAGGCATAAGCGAATTGTCGAAGGAGGTTTCTAAAAAAACCGGACAGACACAGAAAGTTGCCAGAGAGGTCATTAAGGTCTTTCTGGACGAAGTTGTAGCTGAGGCAAACAGGAAGCAGAAAATAAACCTGGCAGGCTTTGGAATTTTCGAAAGAAAGACACAGAAGCCCAGGACTGCTAAGAACCCGCAAACAAGAAAGGAGATAAAAGTCCCACAGAAAGAAAAGTTTGTTTTCAGACCATCAAGCAAAATAAAATACAAGAACTGA
- a CDS encoding DUF5611 family protein → MREYPVKKGYKTDVSTVLEKVGKFAKDAKANGEIITFTLPGLKKVDVECGKKNLFISTETDETYKEPMNSIKIFNNLLLELTGFDSKERKKRFSKL, encoded by the coding sequence ATGAGGGAATACCCGGTTAAAAAAGGATACAAAACTGACGTAAGCACAGTACTGGAGAAAGTTGGAAAATTTGCAAAGGACGCAAAGGCAAATGGGGAAATAATCACATTCACTTTACCAGGTCTTAAGAAAGTGGATGTTGAATGCGGCAAGAAGAATCTTTTCATCTCAACCGAAACAGATGAAACCTATAAAGAGCCAATGAATTCTATAAAAATATTCAACAATCTACTACTGGAACTAACGGGCTTTGATTCTAAAGAAAGGAAAAAAAGATTTTCTAAACTTTAA
- a CDS encoding TIM barrel protein, which translates to MIRYGIAGIPLTSKGRTFVDSVEEIYKLGLKALEVQLLRVNVQENQGIEYAGMLPKDNENSIIIDVLRPNEEGIYSSIGTDTVIQEDDIVEELFWNMAKNYDELKMGGDLARELDVLLSLHSPYYMDMLTTKTLSNDEDISERSINHLKWSLIIGKAMGAKRVVTHTGFYNETKKGSLKRAIEIYSSIDKEMGTDHGFPYIGVETSGKPEIFGSAEELFSIAKKVPSVEPILNMPHYHARTNGSLIQAKDFTEVINKFKAHSKGDLYIEFAGVDYSGSTETKLTAIKHGDLKFETMSEVLMDYQDDLTLISCSPLLEHDAQYMEVIYARNFARHLQRKKERGKEK; encoded by the coding sequence ATGATAAGATATGGTATAGCTGGGATACCACTTACCAGCAAGGGAAGAACATTTGTCGACTCCGTTGAGGAAATTTATAAGTTGGGGCTAAAGGCGCTGGAAGTGCAGCTACTCAGGGTAAATGTTCAGGAAAATCAGGGTATTGAATACGCGGGAATGTTACCAAAAGATAACGAAAATTCCATAATAATTGACGTTCTAAGACCAAACGAAGAGGGTATATATTCAAGTATAGGAACTGACACAGTAATTCAGGAAGACGATATTGTGGAAGAACTGTTCTGGAACATGGCAAAAAACTATGATGAACTCAAGATGGGGGGAGATCTTGCCAGAGAGCTTGATGTCTTGCTTTCACTCCACAGTCCATATTATATGGATATGTTAACGACAAAGACCTTATCAAACGATGAGGATATTTCAGAGAGATCAATAAATCACCTTAAGTGGTCTCTTATTATAGGAAAAGCCATGGGTGCCAAGAGAGTTGTTACTCATACTGGTTTCTACAACGAGACAAAAAAAGGGAGTCTCAAAAGGGCAATTGAGATATATTCATCAATCGATAAAGAAATGGGCACTGACCATGGCTTTCCATACATTGGAGTTGAAACATCTGGAAAACCAGAAATATTTGGTTCAGCTGAAGAGTTGTTTTCCATAGCAAAGAAGGTCCCATCTGTTGAGCCAATCCTGAATATGCCTCATTATCATGCAAGAACAAATGGGAGCCTGATACAGGCAAAGGATTTTACAGAAGTAATAAATAAGTTCAAAGCTCATTCCAAGGGTGACCTGTATATTGAGTTTGCAGGTGTTGATTACAGCGGTTCAACAGAAACAAAGCTAACGGCCATCAAACACGGTGATCTGAAGTTTGAAACAATGTCTGAGGTGCTGATGGATTATCAGGATGATCTCACACTAATTTCATGTTCGCCATTGCTGGAACACGATGCTCAGTATATGGAAGTTATATATGCAAGGAATTTTGCAAGGCATCTGCAGAGAAAAAAGGAGAGAGGTAAGGAAAAATGA
- the dnaG gene encoding DNA primase DnaG — translation MNVDPNITKYLIKAKISADGVVEKPDVVGAIFGQTEGLLGEELDLRDLQKGGKIGRIEVEIDSKKGRTEGFALIPSGLDQVESSILAASLETIDRIGPCKAKVEIESVEDVRQERRKKIVERAEQLYKKMSESGKTVSESIISTVREEVERGEIISYGEEKLPAGPAIRDSDSIIVVEGRNDVLNLLKYGIKNTIAVQGTNIPRAVQKLSTERTVTVFLDGDRGGDLILKEMLQVAEVDFVARAPPGTEVEELSYKQIVKALRYKTPTEQYLSMRGMNDELKSFNEKNDKDANKEKHEPEHVKNDQKLHDHERHEQKKPDHKEQENEPKHEKQEHHQREIHVIEEKKERQPEPDEVKKTNKFSIMDPNSVRRRITELLEKKETQVVDEKGEPMESFNLAEAPDKISEMEKVEYVMTGGVISQRLVDICHKKGVKIIYGVKKGNITKKPENMRVVPIEEA, via the coding sequence ATGAATGTAGATCCAAATATCACAAAATATCTGATAAAAGCAAAAATTTCTGCCGATGGGGTGGTTGAAAAACCCGATGTTGTTGGGGCCATATTTGGCCAGACAGAGGGTCTTCTTGGTGAAGAACTTGATCTTAGAGATCTCCAGAAAGGAGGAAAGATTGGAAGGATAGAGGTTGAGATTGACAGTAAAAAGGGAAGAACAGAGGGCTTTGCTCTAATACCATCTGGTTTAGATCAGGTAGAAAGTTCTATCCTGGCTGCTTCTCTTGAAACAATAGACAGAATTGGACCCTGTAAGGCGAAGGTAGAAATTGAAAGCGTTGAAGATGTAAGACAGGAACGCAGAAAGAAAATTGTAGAAAGGGCAGAACAGTTATACAAAAAAATGAGTGAGTCTGGAAAGACTGTTAGTGAAAGTATAATTTCAACCGTAAGAGAAGAAGTTGAGAGGGGAGAGATTATATCCTACGGAGAGGAAAAATTACCTGCAGGTCCAGCTATAAGAGATTCTGATTCAATCATAGTGGTGGAGGGAAGAAACGATGTCCTTAACCTGCTAAAGTACGGTATAAAAAATACAATAGCAGTACAGGGAACAAACATTCCAAGAGCTGTTCAGAAGCTTTCAACTGAGAGAACTGTAACGGTATTTCTTGATGGCGATAGAGGAGGAGACCTCATACTGAAAGAAATGCTTCAGGTTGCAGAAGTTGATTTCGTTGCCAGAGCACCACCAGGAACTGAAGTTGAGGAACTGAGCTACAAGCAGATTGTCAAGGCACTGAGATATAAGACTCCCACAGAGCAGTATCTTTCAATGAGAGGGATGAATGACGAGCTCAAGAGCTTTAATGAGAAGAATGACAAGGACGCGAACAAGGAAAAACACGAGCCAGAACATGTTAAAAACGACCAGAAACTGCATGATCATGAAAGACATGAACAGAAGAAGCCAGATCATAAAGAGCAGGAAAATGAGCCAAAACATGAAAAACAGGAGCATCATCAGAGAGAAATCCATGTAATAGAGGAAAAGAAAGAGCGACAGCCTGAACCCGATGAGGTCAAAAAGACCAATAAGTTTTCCATAATGGATCCAAACAGTGTAAGAAGAAGAATAACAGAGCTTCTGGAGAAAAAGGAAACTCAGGTCGTTGATGAAAAGGGAGAGCCCATGGAAAGCTTCAATCTGGCAGAGGCACCAGATAAAATTTCAGAAATGGAAAAGGTAGAGTATGTTATGACTGGAGGTGTTATTTCCCAGCGGCTTGTGGATATCTGTCACAAAAAAGGTGTTAAGATAATCTATGGCGTAAAAAAAGGGAATATCACCAAGAAACCAGAAAATATGAGAGTAGTACCAATAGAAGAGGCGTAG